The following proteins come from a genomic window of Corallococcus sp. NCRR:
- a CDS encoding ADYC domain-containing protein: MNASFRTLPVCLFLLLSSQGQAAPPAAVPKPAPTRSVSGPTDAERYARRCQSQSAQRIARPQGTMLWGTKRGWDEKPTDERTSVLVSVALDAPRQAEDGVKALRFDHGRLWPVPAPETGATASDVVGTVLQGTASDGKPVEVAICGAEPAADDPSRVFYRIEAWNPVAREWENPCVALERSPAPRALAVGGVWDASGAHADTADRVTFACENGAISKCILWGYAPWATRDGKSLAGLHQSCTRLARADYCGNGRSHTRQDTTIDIYDRLGVLERATEVTREWDPAKGSFEAAWAPDGATCLSRTRDGRALDVILQECPGRFQADTGDAGDNGEVCTVSRGDVKPGAALLRNLSYGPPKAEPARVQ; this comes from the coding sequence ATGAACGCGTCCTTCCGAACCCTGCCGGTATGCCTGTTCCTGCTCCTGTCGTCACAAGGACAGGCCGCGCCGCCCGCCGCCGTGCCGAAGCCCGCCCCGACCCGGTCGGTGAGCGGCCCGACCGACGCCGAGCGCTACGCGCGCCGGTGCCAGTCCCAGTCGGCCCAGCGCATCGCCCGGCCCCAGGGCACGATGCTGTGGGGCACCAAGCGCGGCTGGGATGAGAAGCCGACGGACGAGCGCACCAGTGTGCTCGTCTCCGTGGCGCTGGACGCGCCCCGGCAGGCGGAGGACGGGGTGAAGGCGCTGCGCTTCGACCATGGCCGGCTGTGGCCAGTCCCCGCGCCGGAGACCGGGGCGACGGCCAGCGACGTGGTGGGCACCGTGCTCCAGGGCACCGCCAGCGACGGCAAGCCCGTGGAGGTGGCCATCTGCGGCGCGGAGCCCGCGGCGGACGACCCCAGCCGCGTCTTCTACCGCATCGAGGCCTGGAACCCCGTGGCGCGCGAGTGGGAGAACCCCTGCGTCGCGCTGGAGCGCTCTCCCGCGCCCCGGGCCCTGGCGGTGGGCGGCGTGTGGGACGCGAGCGGCGCCCACGCCGACACGGCGGACCGGGTCACCTTCGCGTGTGAGAACGGCGCCATCTCCAAGTGCATCCTCTGGGGCTACGCGCCCTGGGCCACCCGCGACGGGAAGTCGCTGGCCGGCCTCCACCAGTCGTGCACCCGCCTGGCCCGCGCGGACTATTGCGGCAATGGCCGCAGCCACACCCGCCAGGACACCACCATCGACATCTACGACCGGCTGGGCGTGCTGGAGCGAGCGACGGAAGTGACGCGGGAGTGGGACCCGGCGAAGGGGTCCTTCGAGGCGGCCTGGGCACCCGACGGCGCCACCTGCCTGTCCCGCACCCGCGACGGCCGCGCGCTGGACGTCATCCTCCAGGAGTGCCCCGGCCGCTTCCAGGCGGACACGGGTGACGCAGGTGACAACGGGGAGGTGTGCACGGTGAGCCGCGGCGACGTGAAGCCCGGGGCCGCGCTCTTGCGCAACCTGTCCTATGGCCCCCCGAAGGCGGAGCCCGCGCGCGTCCAGTAG
- a CDS encoding ChaN family lipoprotein, giving the protein MTRTPTALVLALSLGCASRQQPSPPPAREWATTLHQDHPLVGRIWDVAGGRFVDESALRAAVVPARFVLLGERHDHPDHHRLQAELVRARTASGQRPALAFEMLDVTQQPAVDAALKAHPEDVEGLAKAVDWANSGWPGFNLYAPVFAAGLQAHLPIVAANLPRAQVRALVMKGPEAIPSDLRSRLGLEAPVPEAEAKAVREELDRSHCGQLPQEMLEPMALAQRARDAMMADRLLETVPADGAILITGNGHVREDRGVPAHLERRVKDVTVLSVALLEVSPEALNPQDYAAVVGAATLPYDYVWFTPAMPEDDPCRALRERNQKQQVARASSSHVPGLPHGMRSNVRPPCYGNVQHRPVRGVAALHGLSQHPGDTSCTRRKLPLHWVWPCSRVAAAPGPGIKAPTPSSST; this is encoded by the coding sequence ATGACGCGAACCCCGACCGCCCTCGTCCTCGCGCTGTCCCTCGGCTGCGCCAGCAGGCAGCAGCCCTCCCCTCCTCCCGCGCGGGAGTGGGCCACGACGCTGCACCAGGACCACCCGCTGGTGGGGCGCATCTGGGACGTGGCGGGGGGCCGCTTCGTGGACGAGAGCGCCCTGCGCGCGGCCGTGGTGCCCGCGCGCTTCGTGCTCCTGGGCGAGCGGCACGACCACCCGGATCACCACCGGCTCCAGGCGGAGCTGGTGCGCGCGAGGACGGCCTCCGGTCAGCGCCCCGCGCTCGCCTTCGAGATGCTGGACGTCACGCAGCAGCCCGCCGTGGACGCGGCGCTGAAGGCCCACCCGGAGGACGTGGAGGGACTGGCGAAGGCGGTGGACTGGGCGAACAGCGGCTGGCCCGGCTTCAACCTCTACGCGCCCGTGTTCGCCGCGGGCCTCCAGGCACACCTGCCCATCGTCGCCGCCAACCTGCCCCGCGCGCAGGTGCGGGCGCTGGTGATGAAGGGACCGGAGGCAATCCCTTCCGACCTGCGCTCGCGCCTGGGATTGGAGGCGCCCGTGCCGGAGGCGGAGGCGAAGGCGGTCCGGGAGGAGCTGGACCGTTCGCACTGCGGACAGCTTCCACAGGAGATGCTGGAGCCCATGGCGCTGGCGCAGCGGGCGCGCGACGCGATGATGGCGGACCGGCTGCTGGAGACCGTGCCCGCGGACGGCGCGATCCTCATCACCGGCAACGGCCACGTCCGCGAGGACCGGGGCGTCCCCGCGCACCTGGAGCGCCGCGTGAAGGACGTCACCGTGCTGAGCGTGGCATTGCTGGAGGTGTCACCGGAGGCGCTGAACCCCCAGGACTACGCGGCTGTCGTTGGCGCCGCCACCCTGCCCTACGACTACGTCTGGTTCACGCCGGCCATGCCGGAGGACGACCCGTGCCGGGCGCTGCGGGAGCGGAACCAGAAGCAACAAGTCGCACGCGCCTCAAGTTCTCATGTTCCGGGATTGCCACACGGGATGCGTAGCAATGTCAGACCCCCTTGCTACGGAAATGTGCAGCACCGGCCGGTGCGCGGCGTCGCCGCGCTTCATGGCCTGTCACAACATCCTGGAGACACATCATGCACAAGAAGAAAGCTGCCATTGCACTGGGTCTGGCCATGCTCGCGGGTAGCGGCAGCGCCTGGGCCGGGGATAAAGGCACCAACCCCGTCGTCATCAACATGA
- a CDS encoding hybrid sensor histidine kinase/response regulator, with the protein MGRLILERDWSGTPLGPISSWPPTLRTLVSMCLTTRFPMFIYWGPERVQLYNDAGIPIMGAKHPDHALGPLRDVFPELWPHLRPMFDALERTKQANWAESQSLPIQRGGFAEEAYFTWSYTPVLDDDGAVVGFYTPAMETTGQVLGQRRLRTLHLLTQRAGGTGSVEEACRAGLDALAENPADLPFTWLYVTDADGARASLVGSTGMGARSAAVPAHLDLRAQGDGGPAGGLLAPVAATRQAARVEDVNGWLDAPLPPEAAEPPRPALVLPLPHAEGDRDLGFLVVGLSPFLNPDGEYRGFLELVAGALATAASSARARQEAVERMERLAALDRAKTAFFSNVSHEFRTPLTLMLGPVEDALSDTAEPLPPRQAERLSLVQRNATRLLKLVNTLLDFTRAEAGRVRAAFQPTDLSAFTAELVSQFESIAKRAQLTLTLDLPPLAEPVWVDREMWEKVVFNLLSNAMKFTFEGGVHVQLRGEDGQARLAVRDTGSGIPEAELPHIFERFHRVENARSRSHEGSGIGLSLVQELTKLHGGTVDVTSTLGQGTTFRVAVPLGTGHLPREQLVPEGKGLEHSVARSASAYVEEIRGWLGTAAGQEEGPPVPESVRATPLLPPMSARVLVVDDNADLRTYITGLLDASVTVETAEDGYAALQAIRAHPPDLVLSDVMMPRLGGFGLLRELRADPRLRAIPFVLLSARAGEEASVEGLEAGADDYLVKPFSARELAARVRTQLEMARVRREVAELSAREAVLQDAVRARDEFLSVVSHELKTPLAGFRLQLDLIERGLGPDVRARLGERLLFTRRQVHRLATVVETLLDMSQLSSGPVHLDVEDVDLSALVTEEVAQAREELCREGCEVTARVAGPVRGRFDKARLEQVVQGLLSNALKYGVGKPVEVHLEQVGPSARLTVVDHGMGVRPEDRERIWQRFERAVSVRNFGGLGLGLWIARQVVEAHGGSVGVSETPGGGATFTVSLPLDGPRP; encoded by the coding sequence ATGGGGCGGCTCATCCTGGAGCGCGACTGGTCCGGGACGCCGCTGGGGCCCATTTCCTCGTGGCCGCCGACCCTGCGCACCCTGGTCAGCATGTGTCTGACGACGCGCTTCCCCATGTTCATCTACTGGGGGCCGGAGCGCGTGCAGCTCTACAACGACGCGGGCATCCCCATCATGGGCGCCAAGCACCCGGACCATGCCCTGGGGCCGCTGCGCGACGTCTTCCCGGAGCTGTGGCCCCACCTGAGGCCCATGTTCGACGCGCTGGAGCGCACGAAGCAGGCGAACTGGGCGGAGAGCCAGTCGCTGCCCATCCAGCGGGGTGGCTTCGCCGAGGAGGCCTACTTCACCTGGTCCTACACCCCGGTGCTGGATGACGACGGCGCGGTGGTGGGCTTCTACACGCCAGCCATGGAGACGACGGGGCAGGTCCTGGGGCAGCGGCGTCTGCGCACGCTGCACCTCCTCACCCAGCGCGCGGGCGGCACGGGCTCCGTGGAGGAGGCGTGCCGCGCCGGCCTGGACGCCCTGGCGGAGAACCCCGCCGACCTGCCCTTCACGTGGCTCTACGTCACGGACGCGGACGGCGCGCGGGCCTCGCTCGTGGGCTCCACCGGCATGGGGGCCCGGAGCGCTGCGGTGCCCGCGCACCTCGACCTGCGCGCGCAGGGGGACGGAGGGCCCGCGGGAGGGCTCCTGGCTCCGGTGGCCGCCACCCGCCAGGCCGCGCGGGTGGAGGACGTGAACGGGTGGCTGGACGCGCCGCTTCCGCCGGAGGCCGCGGAGCCGCCCCGGCCCGCCCTGGTGCTGCCGCTGCCGCACGCGGAAGGGGACCGCGACCTGGGCTTCCTGGTCGTGGGCCTGAGCCCGTTCCTGAACCCCGACGGCGAGTACCGGGGCTTCCTGGAGCTGGTGGCGGGGGCCCTGGCCACGGCCGCCTCCAGCGCTCGCGCGCGGCAGGAGGCCGTGGAGCGGATGGAGCGGCTCGCGGCGCTGGACCGGGCCAAGACGGCCTTCTTCAGCAATGTGAGCCACGAGTTCCGCACGCCCCTGACGCTGATGCTCGGGCCCGTGGAGGACGCGCTGTCTGACACGGCGGAGCCGCTGCCGCCGCGCCAGGCGGAGCGGCTGTCCCTGGTCCAGCGCAACGCCACCCGGCTGCTCAAGCTGGTCAACACGCTGCTCGACTTCACCCGGGCGGAGGCAGGACGCGTGCGCGCGGCCTTCCAGCCCACGGACCTGTCCGCCTTCACCGCGGAGCTGGTGAGCCAGTTCGAGTCCATCGCGAAGCGGGCCCAGCTCACCCTCACGCTCGACCTGCCGCCCCTGGCGGAGCCCGTCTGGGTGGACCGCGAGATGTGGGAGAAGGTTGTCTTCAACCTGCTCTCCAACGCGATGAAGTTCACCTTCGAGGGCGGCGTCCACGTCCAGCTGCGCGGCGAGGACGGCCAGGCGCGGCTTGCGGTCCGGGACACCGGCAGCGGCATCCCGGAGGCGGAGCTGCCGCACATCTTCGAGCGCTTCCACCGCGTGGAGAACGCCCGCTCGCGCAGCCACGAGGGCAGCGGCATTGGCCTGAGCCTGGTGCAGGAGCTGACGAAGCTGCACGGCGGCACCGTGGACGTGACGAGCACGCTGGGGCAGGGCACGACCTTCCGGGTCGCGGTGCCCCTGGGCACGGGCCACCTGCCGCGCGAGCAGCTCGTCCCCGAGGGCAAGGGGCTCGAGCACTCCGTGGCGCGGAGCGCGTCCGCCTACGTCGAGGAGATCCGCGGATGGCTGGGCACGGCGGCGGGCCAGGAGGAGGGGCCGCCAGTTCCGGAAAGTGTGCGGGCCACCCCGCTGCTGCCCCCCATGTCCGCCAGGGTGCTGGTGGTGGACGACAACGCGGACCTGCGCACGTACATCACGGGGCTGCTGGACGCGTCGGTGACGGTGGAGACGGCGGAGGACGGCTACGCCGCGCTCCAGGCCATCCGTGCGCATCCGCCCGACCTGGTGTTGAGCGACGTGATGATGCCGCGCCTGGGCGGCTTCGGCCTGCTGCGCGAGCTGCGCGCGGATCCCCGGCTGCGGGCCATCCCGTTCGTCCTCCTGTCGGCGCGCGCGGGCGAGGAGGCCTCGGTGGAGGGGCTGGAGGCGGGCGCGGATGACTACCTGGTGAAGCCCTTCTCCGCGCGCGAGCTGGCGGCGCGGGTGCGCACCCAACTGGAGATGGCGCGGGTGCGCCGGGAGGTGGCGGAGCTGTCGGCGCGCGAGGCGGTATTGCAGGACGCGGTCCGCGCGCGGGACGAGTTCCTGTCGGTGGTGAGCCACGAATTGAAGACGCCGCTGGCGGGCTTCCGCCTCCAGTTGGATCTCATCGAGCGGGGGCTGGGGCCGGACGTGCGCGCCCGGCTGGGCGAGCGGCTCCTGTTCACGCGGCGGCAGGTGCACCGGCTGGCCACGGTGGTGGAGACGCTGCTCGACATGTCCCAGCTGTCCTCGGGGCCGGTGCACCTGGACGTGGAGGACGTGGACCTCTCCGCGCTGGTGACGGAGGAGGTGGCCCAGGCACGCGAGGAATTGTGCCGCGAGGGCTGCGAGGTGACCGCCCGCGTCGCGGGCCCGGTGCGAGGCCGGTTCGACAAGGCGCGCCTGGAGCAGGTGGTGCAGGGGTTGCTGTCCAACGCGTTGAAGTACGGCGTGGGCAAGCCGGTGGAGGTGCACCTGGAGCAGGTGGGCCCGTCCGCGCGCCTGACGGTGGTGGACCACGGCATGGGCGTGCGCCCCGAGGACCGCGAGCGCATCTGGCAGCGCTTCGAGCGAGCCGTGTCCGTGCGCAACTTCGGAGGCCTGGGCCTGGGGCTGTGGATCGCCCGCCAGGTGGTGGAGGCCCACGGCGGCAGCGTCGGCGTGTCCGAGACGCCAGGGGGCGGCGCCACCTTCACGGTGTCACTGCCCCTGGACGGCCCGCGGCCCTGA
- a CDS encoding YgiQ family radical SAM protein, giving the protein MASIAPRHAHPFLPVTRADMQARGWEQCDIIIVSGDAYVDHPAFGPVLIARFLEGRGFKVGLIPQPDWHSAEPFKALGAPRLFFGVAAGNLDSMLNRLTAQKKNRSEDQYSPGGRTNCRPDRASIVYAQRCREAFPDVPIVLGGIEASLRRIAHFDYWSEKVRRSILFDAKADLLVFGMGERPIWEIADRLHRGERIEDLKDIRGTAHLINDAAMKVLEADPAKRAADKDKVVVLPSYEDVVADTRAFAVMSRDFQLETNPGNARAIAQRHGNRAIYMNPPARPLEDGAGQKPGDTATVAMDELYDLKFNRVPHPMYQEPIPAYETVKHSVVLMRGCFGGCTFCSITEHEGRVIQSRSAASVLREVRELRRMGDFRGTITDLGGPTANMYKLKCKSEDIESRCRKLSCVHPGVCENLQTDHGPLISLMKQVREEPGVKHVFIASGVRYDLAERSPEYVKELAAHHVGGQLSVAPEHVSPRVLEKMKKPGIESFERFQHMFACASEDAGKEQYDIAYFISGHPGSTLEDMVMLAQWLKEKGKRPRQVQDFIPTPMSVATAMYYTGLDPLKMEPVYTAKGLREKRLQKALLLYWNPEHWPLAREALKLAGREDLIGRGPKALVPPESAAEAARLRRSSEGSNAEEGLATNAWPRPAQPRPSGPRGGGRTPRPGPRGR; this is encoded by the coding sequence ATGGCCTCCATCGCCCCGCGTCACGCCCACCCGTTCCTTCCCGTCACCCGTGCCGACATGCAGGCCCGGGGGTGGGAGCAGTGCGACATCATCATCGTGAGCGGCGACGCCTACGTGGACCACCCGGCCTTCGGCCCGGTGCTCATCGCGCGCTTCCTGGAGGGGCGGGGCTTCAAGGTGGGGCTCATCCCCCAGCCGGACTGGCACTCGGCGGAGCCCTTCAAGGCCCTGGGGGCGCCCCGGCTGTTCTTCGGGGTGGCGGCGGGCAACCTGGATTCGATGCTCAACCGGCTGACGGCCCAGAAGAAGAACCGCTCGGAGGACCAGTACAGCCCGGGCGGGCGCACCAACTGCCGGCCGGACCGGGCCTCCATCGTCTACGCGCAGCGCTGCCGGGAGGCCTTCCCGGACGTGCCCATCGTGCTGGGCGGCATCGAGGCCAGCCTGCGGCGCATCGCGCACTTCGACTACTGGAGCGAGAAGGTGCGCCGCTCCATCCTCTTCGACGCCAAGGCGGACCTGCTGGTGTTCGGCATGGGCGAGCGGCCCATCTGGGAGATCGCCGACCGGCTCCACCGGGGCGAGCGCATCGAGGACCTGAAGGACATCCGGGGCACCGCGCACCTCATCAACGACGCGGCGATGAAGGTCCTGGAGGCGGACCCGGCGAAGCGCGCGGCGGACAAGGACAAGGTGGTGGTGCTGCCCTCCTACGAGGACGTGGTGGCGGACACGCGCGCCTTCGCGGTGATGAGCCGGGACTTCCAACTGGAGACCAACCCCGGCAACGCGCGCGCCATCGCGCAGCGCCACGGCAACCGCGCCATCTATATGAACCCGCCCGCCCGGCCGCTGGAGGACGGCGCCGGACAGAAGCCCGGGGACACGGCCACGGTGGCCATGGATGAGCTGTACGACTTGAAGTTCAACCGCGTGCCGCACCCCATGTACCAGGAGCCCATCCCCGCCTACGAGACGGTGAAGCACTCGGTGGTGCTGATGCGCGGGTGCTTTGGCGGCTGCACCTTCTGCTCCATCACGGAGCACGAGGGGCGCGTCATCCAGAGCCGCTCCGCCGCGAGCGTGCTGCGCGAGGTGCGCGAGCTGCGGCGCATGGGGGACTTCCGGGGGACCATCACGGACCTGGGGGGGCCCACGGCGAACATGTACAAGCTCAAGTGCAAGAGCGAGGACATCGAGAGCCGCTGCCGCAAGCTGTCCTGCGTGCACCCGGGCGTGTGCGAGAACCTCCAGACGGACCACGGCCCGCTCATCTCGCTGATGAAGCAGGTGCGCGAGGAGCCGGGCGTGAAGCACGTCTTCATCGCGAGCGGCGTGCGGTACGACCTGGCGGAGCGCTCGCCGGAGTACGTGAAGGAGCTGGCGGCGCACCACGTGGGCGGCCAGCTGTCCGTGGCGCCGGAGCACGTGTCGCCGCGCGTGCTGGAGAAGATGAAGAAGCCCGGCATCGAGAGCTTCGAGCGCTTCCAGCACATGTTCGCGTGCGCCAGCGAGGACGCGGGCAAGGAGCAGTACGACATCGCCTACTTCATCAGCGGCCACCCCGGCTCCACGCTGGAGGACATGGTGATGCTGGCGCAGTGGCTGAAGGAGAAGGGCAAGCGGCCCCGCCAGGTGCAGGACTTCATCCCCACGCCCATGTCGGTGGCCACGGCCATGTATTACACGGGGCTTGATCCGCTGAAGATGGAGCCCGTGTACACGGCGAAGGGCCTGCGCGAGAAGCGGCTGCAGAAGGCGCTCCTGCTCTACTGGAACCCGGAGCACTGGCCGCTGGCGCGCGAGGCGCTGAAGCTGGCCGGGCGCGAGGACCTCATTGGCCGGGGGCCCAAGGCGCTGGTGCCGCCGGAGTCCGCCGCGGAGGCCGCGCGCCTGCGCCGCTCCTCCGAAGGCTCGAACGCGGAGGAGGGCCTGGCGACGAACGCGTGGCCGCGGCCCGCGCAGCCGCGTCCGTCCGGGCCTCGGGGTGGAGGCCGCACGCCGCGTCCGGGCCCTCGCGGGCGGTAG